Proteins encoded in a region of the Isosphaeraceae bacterium EP7 genome:
- a CDS encoding site-2 protease family protein yields MFGIPETTDFDLNFRVLGIPVRVHPFFWGIMALLGWSDGNYQSMLVFVGCAFVSILAHELGHGLTSKSFGSRPSIVLYGMGGLCYSDIEHQSPWKRLAVLFAGPGAGLLIFAVINFGLLETGLIRWEQLRDNPIALEVLTSMLWINLVWSIVNLFPIWPLDGGQITGVVLGMASRRNGMRWAHVASLLVAGGLAAFLFSRNQQINAMFCAYLGLINFQRLQALHQHSRYGGFGGDEDGDWWRK; encoded by the coding sequence ATGTTCGGAATCCCGGAGACGACCGACTTCGACCTCAATTTCCGGGTCCTGGGGATCCCGGTCCGGGTCCATCCCTTCTTCTGGGGGATCATGGCGCTCCTGGGCTGGAGCGACGGCAACTACCAGAGCATGCTCGTCTTCGTGGGCTGCGCGTTCGTCTCGATCCTGGCCCACGAGCTGGGACACGGCCTGACTTCGAAGTCCTTCGGCAGTCGCCCTTCCATCGTGCTCTACGGCATGGGCGGCCTCTGCTATTCCGATATCGAGCACCAATCGCCCTGGAAGCGGCTCGCGGTCCTATTCGCAGGGCCCGGCGCGGGGTTGCTCATCTTCGCCGTCATCAACTTCGGGCTCCTGGAGACGGGCCTGATCCGCTGGGAACAGCTTCGGGACAACCCGATCGCCCTCGAAGTGCTCACCTCGATGTTATGGATCAACCTCGTCTGGAGCATCGTCAACCTGTTCCCGATCTGGCCGCTTGACGGCGGACAAATCACGGGAGTTGTGCTCGGCATGGCCAGCCGCCGCAACGGGATGCGATGGGCCCACGTCGCCTCGCTGTTGGTGGCCGGTGGCCTGGCGGCATTTCTCTTCTCTCGTAATCAACAGATTAATGCGATGTTTTGCGCTTATCTTGGCCTGATCAACTTTCAGCGTCTCCAAGCCTTGCATCAGCATTCGCGTTACGGCGGATTTGGCGGCGACGAAGACGGGGATTGGTGGCGGAAATGA
- a CDS encoding response regulator produces the protein MTAEAGKGEGTADTILILEDDPGIAMLESRRLRKADYDVVVAASAAEARDALRRGGIGLMLLDYKLTDHTNGLDFYAELKTLGLAVPSILITGFGDEAVLGEAIRVGIRDFLPKTADYLDYLLPCVARVMAQVRTERQLVEGQARLIREQGARAEAEDASRRKDEFLTMLAHELRNPLAAISNAVVLLRRGGVEPADLEWSGDVIERQVKHLSRLLEDLLDVSRIAVGKIQLRKEPLDLREAVSRAVEATLPLISSKGHQLEISSPPGPVDVDADPTRLEQILENLLTNAAKYTEPGGRIWVSTAIEGETAAVRVRDTGVGLDSKILPHVFELFIQADQSLDRSQGGLGVGLSLVRRLAQLHGGTASVVSDGPGKGAEFTIRLPRLSPSESINLAPSSAAGARGMSRRRILVVDDSPDTARGMARLLGLAGHEVRVAHDGLEALETAFQFFPQVILLDIGLPSIDGYEVARRLRGSGKLPGLVLLAVSGYGQEDDRRKSRDAGFDSHLVKPVDLNVILARLAALPAGDRPSGDADG, from the coding sequence ATGACGGCTGAGGCGGGGAAGGGAGAGGGAACGGCCGATACGATCCTGATCCTGGAGGACGACCCCGGCATCGCCATGCTGGAGAGCCGTCGGCTGCGCAAGGCCGACTACGACGTCGTCGTCGCGGCCTCGGCGGCCGAGGCCCGCGACGCCCTGAGGCGCGGCGGCATCGGCCTGATGCTGCTGGATTACAAGCTGACTGACCACACCAATGGCCTGGACTTCTATGCCGAGCTGAAGACGCTCGGCCTGGCCGTGCCGTCGATCCTGATCACAGGATTCGGCGACGAGGCGGTCCTGGGCGAGGCCATCCGCGTCGGCATCCGCGACTTCCTGCCCAAGACGGCCGACTACCTCGACTATCTCCTCCCGTGCGTGGCACGCGTGATGGCGCAGGTGCGTACCGAGCGGCAGCTCGTGGAGGGCCAGGCCAGGCTGATCCGCGAGCAAGGGGCGCGGGCCGAGGCCGAGGACGCCAGCCGCCGCAAGGATGAGTTCCTGACGATGCTGGCGCACGAGCTGAGAAACCCGCTGGCCGCCATCTCCAACGCCGTCGTGCTGCTGCGCCGAGGGGGCGTCGAGCCGGCCGACCTCGAATGGTCGGGCGACGTCATCGAGCGTCAGGTCAAGCACCTCAGCCGGTTGCTGGAAGACCTGCTCGACGTCTCGCGCATCGCCGTCGGCAAGATCCAGCTCCGCAAAGAGCCGCTCGACCTGCGCGAGGCAGTCTCGCGTGCCGTCGAGGCCACGCTGCCCCTGATCTCGTCCAAGGGGCACCAGCTCGAGATCTCCTCGCCCCCCGGGCCCGTCGACGTCGACGCCGACCCAACCCGGTTGGAGCAGATCCTCGAAAATCTCCTGACCAATGCCGCCAAGTACACCGAGCCCGGGGGCCGGATCTGGGTCTCGACCGCGATCGAGGGGGAGACCGCGGCGGTACGCGTCCGGGATACGGGCGTGGGGCTCGACTCGAAGATCCTGCCCCACGTCTTCGAACTCTTCATCCAGGCCGACCAGTCTCTGGACCGGTCGCAGGGAGGCCTGGGCGTGGGACTCTCGCTGGTCAGGCGGCTGGCGCAACTGCACGGTGGGACCGCGTCGGTGGTCAGCGATGGCCCCGGCAAAGGGGCCGAGTTCACCATCCGTTTGCCACGCCTGTCACCCTCGGAGTCGATCAATCTCGCGCCGTCTTCGGCCGCAGGGGCCCGAGGAATGAGTCGCAGGCGGATCCTGGTCGTCGACGACAGCCCCGACACGGCGCGCGGGATGGCCAGGCTCCTCGGGCTGGCCGGGCACGAGGTCCGCGTCGCCCACGATGGCCTGGAGGCGTTGGAGACGGCGTTCCAGTTCTTCCCCCAGGTGATCTTGCTGGACATCGGCCTGCCGAGCATCGACGGTTACGAGGTCGCCCGCAGATTGCGGGGCTCGGGCAAACTCCCGGGTCTCGTCCTGCTGGCCGTGTCGGGCTATGGGCAGGAAGATGACCGCCGCAAGTCGCGTGATGCGGGCTTCGACTCTCACCTCGTCAAGCCCGTCGACCTCAACGTCATTCTGGCGAGGCTCGCGGCCTTGCCGGCCGGCGATCGGCCCAGCGGCGACGCGGACGGCTGA
- a CDS encoding response regulator, translating to MTPKSLTIVLAEDDDGHATLIHKNLQRAGLVNGFYRVRDGQEALDLIHGRGEYVGKLLDKDFLLLLDINMPRIDGVEVLRRLKSEPSTCSIPVIMLTTTDDPREVERCYQLGCNVYITKPVEYDSFVNAIKQLGLFLQVVRIPPRNGAPEIGVTHDG from the coding sequence ATGACGCCGAAATCCCTGACCATCGTGCTCGCCGAGGACGACGATGGACACGCAACGCTAATCCACAAGAACCTCCAGAGAGCCGGGCTCGTCAACGGCTTCTACCGGGTGCGCGACGGCCAGGAGGCGCTCGACCTGATCCACGGGCGGGGGGAATATGTCGGCAAGCTGCTGGACAAGGACTTCCTGCTGCTGCTGGACATCAACATGCCGCGAATCGACGGCGTGGAGGTCTTGCGCAGGCTGAAGTCCGAGCCGTCGACCTGCTCGATCCCGGTGATCATGCTGACGACCACCGACGACCCGCGCGAGGTCGAACGGTGTTACCAGCTCGGCTGCAACGTCTACATCACCAAGCCCGTGGAATACGACAGCTTCGTCAACGCCATCAAGCAGCTCGGCCTGTTCCTCCAGGTCGTCCGCATCCCGCCGCGTAATGGGGCCCCAGAGATCGGGGTCACGCATGACGGCTGA